One window from the genome of Paramisgurnus dabryanus chromosome 20, PD_genome_1.1, whole genome shotgun sequence encodes:
- the ftr14l gene encoding tripartite motif-containing protein 16 has protein sequence MSRSSTGGQSRYSTSEKPRRSGTYGRYSSPRPGSQNSSGNAVLCDFCLAKKNKAEKSCLTCLTSFCGTHLQAHYEYPALMKHKLVAATGHLREKICAEHDKLLEVFCRSDQACVCVLCIMEEHKKHDIVSAAAERTEKQKEVGAKLMSSQQKIEEKVKKWQELRQAVASLKHSSQSVLDENERIFAELLRTLERRYIDVKETIQARETLLESHAERHMDRLEEEITLLRKKHNDLEQLSHSDDHIHFLQSWQALSAPSGYEDLSKVTLAPHHSFEDAKKAIDSLKVQVEDISKDELNKIYSAVKGVQILQTVEPLKREEFLEYSCKLSLDASTAHPNLSLSEKNTVVKMNNQPMLYPEHPDRFNYWQQVLCREGLAGGRYYWEVGWSGTEIDIAATYKGIQRKGNDNVSSFGWNDKSWSLYCSESKFSFVHNSKSTTLSHSVPRSSRIGVYLDYGAGTLAFYNVSEKMTLLHTVHTKFTEPIYPGFGIWGYGTTVRL, from the exons ATGTCTCGGAGCAGCACAGGAGGCCAAAGCCGATACAGCACTTCAGAGAAACCCAGAAGATCGGGAACCTATGGCAGATACAGCAGTCCCAGACCCGGTAGCCAGAACAGCAGCGGAAATGCAGTGCTGTGTGATTTTTGTCTGGCGAAGAAGAACAAGGCAGAGAAGTCGTGCCTGACATGCTTAACTTCATTCTGTGGAACTCATCTTCAGGCACATTACGAGTATCCGGCTCTCATGAAACACAAGCTGGTAGCGGCGACGGGCCATCTTCGCGAGAAGATCTGTGCTGAACATGATAAACTTTTAGAGGTTTTCTGCCGTTCCGACCAAGCTTGTGTTTGCGTTTTGTGTATCATGGAGGAACACAAAAAACACGATATTGTTTCAGCTGCAGCCGAAAGGACAGAAAAGCAG AAAGAAGTTGGGGCTAAACTGATGTCTTCACAACAAAAAATTGAGGAAAAAGTAAAGAAATGGCAAGAACTCCGACAGGCAGTGGCATCCTTAAAA CATTCATCTCAGAGTGTGCTGGATGAAAATGAGCGGATTTTCGCTGAGCTGCTGCGAACTCTGGAGAGGCGATATATAGATGTAAAGGAAACGATTCAAGCCCGGGAAACACTTCTTGAGTCTCATGCAGAGAGACACATGGACAGACTTGAGGAGGAGATCACACTACTGAGAAAGAAACATAATGACCTGGAGCAGCTGTCCCACTCGGATGATCATATTCATTTTTTACAG AGCTGGCAAGCTCTCTCTGCTCCGTCTGGATATGAGGACTTGTCTAAGGTGACTTTAGCCCCACACCACAGTTTTGAGGATGCAAAGAAGGCCATCGATTCACTTAAAGTACAAGTAGAAGACATAAGCAAAGatgaattgaacaaaatctACTCCGCAG TTAAGGGGGTTCAAATTCTACAGACTGTGGAACCACTAAAAAGAGAGGAGTTCTTGGAAT ATTCCTGCAAGCTGTCATTGGATGCCTCAACAGCTCACCCAAACCTGTCTctgtcagagaaaaacacagtgGTCAAGATGAATAATCAACCAATGTTGTATCCTGAGCACCCTGATCGCTTCAACTACTGGCAGCAAGTGCTGTGTAGAGAAGGTCTGGCTGGTGGTCGCTACTACTGGGAGGTGGGCTGGAGCGGCACCGAAATAGATATCGCTGCGACTTACAAGGGCATTCAGAGGAAAGGAAATGACAATGTTAGTAGCTTTGGGTGGAATGACAAGTCTTGGAGTTTGTACTGCTCTGAATCGAAGTTCTCCTTTGTGCACAACAGCAAAAGCACTACTTTATCTCATTCTGTCCCCAGATCCTCCAGGATAGGGGTGTATTTAGATTACGGGGCTGGAACGCTGGCATTTTATAATGTGTCAGAGAAAATGACACTTCTTCACACAGTTCATACTAAATTCACTGAGCCCATCTACCCTGGGTTTGGAATCTGGGGATATGGAACCACTGTGCGACTGTAA
- the tlr4bb gene encoding toll-like receptor 4b, duplicate b, with the protein MKNKSYSCAGRNLTHIPASLPFTVINLDFSFNFLNSLTKCVFPLLYNLQVLDLTRCHIHYIEDDAFYNVKNLTALILTGNPVTQYGLDCFNILHNLQRLILVDVGLTSLQFHMNNLTKLQELKVGTNNLQSMTLPPYMSSFTDFSIYDLHANNISIIKSDQTIVLREIGRNMTLILCRNPLLYIEPGAFKDIYLRELDIRSAFVSLTARQGCLKALHGLIVDKLFIGNYRMEKTVKVTDADYLNGLCSIQFNEIYFVQKDFSVSKMHVFRCMVNATRITIKKGYISSMENLPFPHLKELYLGPTGLSAIPIISHIHSLEKLVVKNTKPMIFYGLSDLPLLQYVDLSGNLMNLKDCCSQFFQRSPNIRYMNFSRNSEIGMADRPFFGLDLLEVLDFHHTRLAIVYQSDVLQGLRNLRYLDISYTSVTFTNYMNFNDLRNLTVLKMNGNSFKDDTLINMLRNLISLEVLDISHCGIENISRTSLKGMQRLRHLYLGQNKLMALDFLVQQDLKQLTSVYADKNSITSISLDVLQTLPTNLSVFDLSSNPIDCSCSQMDFLLWVMENREILKQSDKIFCKSSSSSFDVRAIDFNIKNCGFKAWLTIGFAMCFLTVLSVLSVLVYRFQFYLKYSCALLRGYRSARQQEFAYDAFVIFSSYDEMWVINELMENLENGVPPIQLCLHMRDFEAGKSIASNIIDEGIMGSRKVIVVVSQHFINSDWCRFEFEIAQSWFVMERNANIIIIILEDVEERKTKKVFGLHKHLKKNTYLKWSRDPLSKMRFWIRLRKAIIATK; encoded by the exons ATGAAGAATAAGTCCTATTCATGTGCTGGGAGAAATCTGACCCATATTCCTGCCAGTCTTCCCTTCACTGTGATCAATCTGGATTTCAGTTTTAATTTCTTAAACTCTTTAACTAAGTGTGTATTTCCTTTATTGTACAATCTGCAAGTCTTGGATCTAACAAG ATGTCACATCCATTATATTGAAGACGATGCTTTCTACAATGTGAAGAATTTGACAGCTTTGATTCTCACTGGGAACCCTGTTACACAATATGGACTTGATTGCTTTAATATCTTACATAATCTACAGCGACTGATTCTTGTGGATGTCGGTCTCACTTCCCTACAGTTTCATATGAACAATCTGACCAAACTACAAGAACTTAAAGTTGGGACAAATAACCTTCAGTCCATGACTCTCCCTCCATATATGAGCAGTTTTACAGACTTCAGTATATATGATCTACATGCTAATAATATATCCATCATAAAATCTGATCAAACCATTGTACTGCGAGAGATTGGCAGAAACATGACATTAATACTCTGTAGGAATCCTTTATTATACATTGAACCAGGAGCTTTCAAAGACATTTATTTAAGAGAGCTGGACATACGATCTGCATTTGTTTCATTGACTGCACGGCAGGGATGTCTGAAAGCTCTTCATGGCCTCATTGTTGATAAGCTCTTCATTGGAAACTACCGAATGGAGAAGACAGTTAAGGTTACTGATGCAGATTATCTTAATGGTCTTTGctcaattcaattcaatgaaatatattttgtccagaAAGATTTCTCTGTTTCTAAAATGCATGTCTTCCGCTGTATGGTTAATGCAACAagaatcacaataaaaaaaggatATATCAGTAGCATGGAAAATCTCCCATTTCCCCATCTTAAGGAACTTTATTTAGGGCCGACTGGTTTATCTGCCATACCAATTATTTCACATATACATAGCTTAGAAAAACTGGTGGTGAAAAATACCAAACCAATGATATTTTACGGGCTGTCTGATTTGCCTCTTCTACAATATGTAGATCTGAGTGGCAACCTGATGAATTTAAAAGACTGCTGTTCCCAATTTTTTCAAAGGTCACCAAATATTAGATACATGAATTTTAGTCGCAACTCAGAGATAGGAATGGCCGATAGaccattttttggacttgactTGCTTGAAGTGCTTGACTTCCACCACACAAGACTCGCCATAGTTTACCAATCGGACGTTTTACAAGGTCTCCGAAATTTACGGTATCTGGATATTTCCTACACCAGTGTTACTTTCACAAACTACATGAACTTTAATGACCTGAGGAATCTTACCGTGCTCAAAATGAATGGAAACAGTTTCAAAGATGACACGTTAATCAATATGTTACGAAATCTAATCAGTTTGGAAGTTCTCGACATCTCGCATTGTGGCATTGAAAACATTTCTAGGACATCTTTGAAAGGCATGCAGAGATTACGTCATTTATATTTAGGTCAAAACAAGTTGATGGCTTTGGATTTTCTTGTTCAGCAAGACTTGAAACAACTCACGTCGGTTTATGCGGATAAAAACAGCATTACTAGTATCTCACTTGATGTTCTCCAGACGTTGCCCACAAACCTTTCAGTGTTTGATTTGTCCTCTAACCCCATCGACTGCTCCTGTTCGCAGATGGATTTTCTTTTGTGGGTCATGGAAAACAGGGAAATTCTTAAACAATCAGATAAGATTTTCTGCAAATCCTCTTCATCGAGCTTTGATGTTAGGGCAATTGACTTCAACATTAAGAACTGTGGGTTTAAGGCATGGCTCACAATTGGTTTTGCTATGTGTTTTCTCACTGTCCTTTCTGTTTTATCAGTCCTAGTTTATAGGTTTCAGTTTTATCTGAAATACTCATGTGCACTACTAAGAGGTTACAGGTCTGCCAGACAACAAGAATTTGCCTATGATGCATTTGTGATTTTTTCAAGCTATGATGAAATGTGGGTCATAAATGAACTGATGGAAAATCTTGAAAACGGCGTTCCACCTATTCAGCTTTGCCTTCACATGCGGGACTTTGAAGCCGGAAAATCCATCGCCTCCAATATTATCGATGAAGGAATAATGGGTAGCCGTAAAGTCATTGTGGTTGTGTCTCAACACTTCATTAACAGTGATTGGTGTCGATTTGAGTTTGAAATAGCTCAGTCCTGGTTTGTGATGGAACGCAATgccaacatcatcatcatcattctgGAAGATGTGGAGGAGAGGAAGACTAAGAAAGTGTTTGGTCTTCATAAACATCTGAAGAAGAACACATACCTGAAGTGGAGTAGAGACCCGCTGAGTAAAATGAGATTCTGGATTCGACTCCGGAAAGCGATTATTGCCACAAAataa